A genomic segment from Patescibacteria group bacterium encodes:
- a CDS encoding putative glycoside hydrolase: MARKKIYLSGGFFLLGFGLLFFASPYFFKPIKYVSNNIASVEKDEINLADSDINDPDWRTEAPFVATHLDTPDAVKGVYMTACVAGTPSIRSKMVKLVEETELNTIVIDIKDYTGTISFKAGDPVLDGFGGGGCHVSDMKEFVDSLHKKGIYVVGRVTVFQDPYYAKLHPSLAVKKESDKSLLWKDRKGISYIDPGAKDMWDYIVTLSKESYEAGFDELNFDYIRFPSDGNMDDMYYPFSEEEVLADINFGKAKVLREFFIYLHENLKDTGVVLSADLFGMTTTNRDDLNIGQILEYAEPYFDFIAPMVYPSHYPKGFMGYQNVNLYPYEIVKFSMDEAVKRLITASSTPLKLRPWLQDNDYPVHYTPEMVRAQKQAVYDTGLTSWMLWDAGNTYTREALD, encoded by the coding sequence ATGGCAAGGAAAAAAATATATTTAAGCGGAGGATTTTTTTTGTTAGGTTTCGGCCTGCTTTTTTTTGCCTCACCGTATTTTTTCAAGCCGATTAAATATGTTTCAAATAATATAGCTTCGGTAGAAAAGGATGAGATCAATCTGGCGGATAGCGATATAAATGATCCTGACTGGCGCACTGAAGCCCCTTTTGTTGCTACTCATCTTGATACGCCTGATGCGGTGAAGGGCGTATATATGACAGCTTGCGTGGCTGGTACGCCGAGTATCCGAAGCAAAATGGTGAAGCTTGTAGAAGAGACTGAGCTCAATACTATAGTGATAGATATAAAAGATTATACAGGCACGATTTCATTTAAGGCAGGTGATCCTGTTCTCGATGGGTTTGGCGGAGGAGGTTGCCATGTCAGCGATATGAAAGAGTTTGTGGATTCTCTCCACAAAAAAGGAATTTATGTAGTAGGGAGAGTCACTGTTTTTCAAGATCCGTATTACGCAAAACTCCACCCAAGTTTGGCTGTTAAAAAAGAGAGTGATAAATCTCTTTTGTGGAAAGACAGAAAGGGGATAAGTTATATAGATCCAGGCGCTAAAGATATGTGGGATTATATTGTAACCTTAAGCAAGGAGTCATACGAAGCCGGCTTTGATGAGCTTAATTTTGACTATATACGTTTTCCGTCAGATGGGAACATGGATGATATGTATTATCCTTTTAGTGAGGAGGAAGTTTTGGCTGATATAAATTTTGGTAAGGCTAAGGTCTTGAGAGAGTTCTTTATCTATCTCCACGAAAATCTGAAAGATACCGGTGTGGTATTATCAGCGGATCTTTTTGGAATGACAACAACTAATAGAGATGATTTAAATATCGGGCAGATATTGGAATATGCCGAACCATATTTTGATTTTATAGCACCGATGGTGTATCCGTCGCATTACCCAAAAGGATTTATGGGGTATCAAAATGTGAATCTATATCCGTATGAGATAGTGAAGTTCTCTATGGATGAAGCGGTAAAAAGGCTTATCACTGCATCGTCAACTCCGCTTAAGCTAAGACCATGGCTTCAAGACAATGATTATCCTGTTCATTATACCCCGGAGATGGTCCGCGCGCAGAAACAGGCCGTCTATGACACCGGATTGACTAGCTGGATGTTATGGGACGCAGGTAATACATATACTCGTGAAGCTTTGGATTGA
- a CDS encoding type IV secretion system DNA-binding domain-containing protein → MNNKDITYFAEANFRNKHQRFGIKRDDRTKHVYVIGKTGMGKSTMLENMAVQDIQNGEGMAFIDPHGATAELLLDYVPEDRIDDVIYFAPFDTEYPISFNVLEDVGYDKRHLVVAGLMSTFEKIWVDAWSARMSYILSNTLLALLEYPNSTLMSINRMLADKEYRKKVVDNITDPTVKSFWVDEFAKYTDRYTQEATPAIQNKIGQFTSNPLIRNIIGQPRTSFDLRKLMDEKKIIIINLSKGRLGEQNANLLGSMLITKIYLAAMSRADVSSEELKKLPQFYFYVDEFQSFANKSFADILSEARKYKLNLTIAHQYIEQMSEEVNAAVFGNVGTMIVFRVGAYDADILEKEFAPEFIAQDIVNLGFTQIYLRLMINGVGSRPFSASTLPPIAKLEHSFKDKIIEASRKNYAIPRKTVEDMIKRWHEDGAPTVLSKPGSIMAKKDDKPFEKKPVFALSADKRIEQRLDNKKPYERKYVKPTISLNALKEKSGENVLINNKNRSHDQRSHPQKASANLSALREALNEIAATGEPKEKNKSGILKPGQKIKFD, encoded by the coding sequence ATGAACAATAAAGATATTACTTATTTTGCCGAAGCTAATTTTCGTAATAAACACCAGCGTTTCGGTATAAAGCGCGATGATAGAACAAAGCATGTTTACGTTATAGGAAAGACCGGTATGGGTAAATCTACCATGCTTGAGAATATGGCGGTGCAGGATATTCAAAACGGCGAGGGAATGGCTTTTATAGATCCTCACGGAGCGACTGCCGAGCTCCTCTTGGATTATGTGCCGGAGGATCGCATAGATGATGTAATCTATTTTGCTCCGTTTGATACAGAGTATCCTATTTCTTTTAATGTGCTAGAAGATGTCGGTTACGACAAACGTCACTTGGTGGTGGCGGGTCTTATGAGCACATTTGAGAAGATCTGGGTTGACGCATGGTCTGCCAGAATGTCATACATCTTAAGCAACACGCTTCTCGCTCTCTTAGAATACCCAAACTCAACTTTGATGAGCATCAACAGAATGCTTGCTGATAAGGAGTATAGAAAGAAGGTTGTAGATAATATCACAGACCCCACGGTCAAATCATTTTGGGTCGATGAGTTTGCCAAATATACAGACAGATATACCCAGGAAGCGACACCGGCCATCCAAAACAAGATAGGTCAATTTACTTCAAATCCTTTGATAAGAAATATTATCGGACAGCCTAGGACCAGTTTTGATTTACGCAAATTGATGGACGAGAAAAAGATTATTATTATCAATCTTTCAAAAGGGCGGTTAGGTGAGCAGAATGCGAATCTCTTAGGTAGTATGCTTATCACTAAAATCTATCTTGCCGCTATGTCTCGCGCCGACGTATCAAGCGAAGAACTTAAAAAGCTTCCTCAATTTTATTTTTATGTTGATGAGTTTCAATCTTTCGCCAATAAATCTTTCGCTGATATATTATCCGAAGCGAGGAAGTATAAATTGAATTTAACTATTGCGCATCAATATATAGAGCAAATGTCAGAAGAGGTTAACGCTGCGGTGTTCGGAAACGTGGGAACGATGATAGTATTTCGTGTCGGAGCTTATGATGCCGATATTTTAGAGAAAGAGTTTGCGCCTGAGTTTATAGCTCAAGATATCGTAAATCTCGGATTTACTCAGATCTATCTAAGGTTGATGATAAATGGAGTGGGGTCAAGACCTTTTTCCGCTTCCACCTTACCGCCGATTGCGAAGCTGGAGCATTCTTTTAAAGATAAGATAATTGAAGCTTCTAGGAAGAATTATGCTATTCCGAGAAAGACAGTGGAGGATATGATAAAGAGATGGCACGAAGATGGCGCTCCGACTGTCTTGAGTAAACCTGGTTCTATAATGGCTAAGAAAGATGACAAACCTTTTGAGAAAAAGCCAGTATTCGCTTTAAGCGCAGATAAGCGCATCGAGCAAAGGCTGGATAACAAAAAGCCATATGAAAGAAAGTACGTTAAGCCAACCATCTCTCTAAATGCTTTGAAAGAAAAATCCGGAGAGAATGTTCTCATTAACAATAAGAATAGAAGTCATGATCAAAGGAGCCATCCTCAAAAGGCGAGTGCCAATTTAAGCGCCTTAAGAGAAGCCTTAAATGAAATTGCGGCAACCGGCGAGCCTAAAGAAAAAAATAAAAGCGGAATATTAAAACCTGGACAAAAAATAAAATTTGATTAG